A part of Thermotoga petrophila RKU-1 genomic DNA contains:
- a CDS encoding secondary thiamine-phosphate synthase enzyme YjbQ, with product MLKRLTVRTSSRTQFVDITSEIVKFIEESKVRNGICVVFVPHTTAGITINENADPSVRQDIMNTLNKLVPPSAGYTHLEGNADSHIKASLVGSSVTLIIENGRPLLGTWQGIYFCEFDGPRTRSVYVKIVEG from the coding sequence ATGCTTAAAAGACTCACAGTTCGGACCTCTTCGCGAACGCAGTTCGTGGATATCACTTCGGAGATTGTGAAATTCATAGAAGAATCTAAAGTGAGAAACGGTATCTGCGTGGTTTTCGTTCCGCACACCACCGCGGGTATCACAATAAACGAAAACGCAGACCCGAGTGTGAGACAGGACATAATGAACACGCTGAACAAACTGGTTCCACCGTCGGCTGGTTACACACATCTGGAAGGAAACGCCGACTCTCATATAAAAGCGTCTCTGGTGGGATCTTCTGTCACGCTCATAATAGAAAACGGACGCCCTCTCCTCGGAACCTGGCAGGGAATATATTTCTGCGAATTCGACGGCCCGAGGACGAGGAGCGTTTATGTAAAAATCGTTGAGGGATGA
- a CDS encoding type III PLP-dependent enzyme, translating into MMEYWIRRALEVVKTPFLLFDLSVVEKKYLEMKAALKKADIYYAVKANSHPRIISLLARLGSNFDVASKGEIEKLLALGVDGKRMSFGNTIKREEDIAFAYKNGIRLFAVDSEMEVEKVAINAPGSFVFVRVETDGADADWPLSRKFGTNPEHALQLLSYASKMKLIPAGLSFHVGSQNLNPESWKKAIEIAGRVFKKAMRSGLNLFLLNVGGGFPVQHTKPIPSMEEIGKAIEEAIDENLWFVHNLKVIAEPGRYMVGEAGWLVTKVLLKSERSGEKWVYIDAGVFHGLAETIQNFEYEIRVLGKEREELEEYHLAGPTCDSVDVIYDRIFLPKSITLNDLVCFINAGAYTVEYNTRFNGIEPPKMVFIEELTEISIEEKIKTRVLD; encoded by the coding sequence ATGATGGAATACTGGATTAGAAGAGCCCTTGAAGTAGTGAAAACGCCTTTTCTTCTTTTCGATCTGTCGGTCGTGGAAAAGAAATATCTGGAGATGAAAGCTGCTCTCAAAAAAGCGGATATTTACTACGCTGTGAAGGCAAACTCCCACCCGCGTATTATATCCCTTCTTGCCAGGTTGGGGAGTAATTTCGATGTGGCTTCCAAGGGGGAGATAGAAAAGCTCCTCGCACTTGGTGTGGATGGGAAGAGAATGAGTTTTGGTAACACCATAAAAAGAGAGGAAGACATCGCGTTCGCGTACAAAAACGGTATAAGGCTCTTTGCAGTGGATAGTGAGATGGAAGTGGAAAAAGTCGCTATAAATGCTCCTGGAAGCTTCGTTTTTGTGAGAGTGGAAACGGATGGTGCAGACGCAGACTGGCCCCTTTCCAGAAAGTTTGGAACCAATCCAGAGCATGCTCTTCAGCTTCTCTCCTATGCTTCGAAGATGAAACTGATCCCCGCGGGATTGAGTTTTCACGTGGGATCTCAGAATTTGAATCCTGAAAGCTGGAAAAAGGCGATAGAGATCGCGGGGAGAGTGTTCAAAAAAGCCATGAGATCCGGTTTGAATCTTTTCCTCTTGAACGTTGGTGGAGGCTTTCCTGTTCAGCACACAAAGCCAATTCCAAGTATGGAAGAAATAGGAAAGGCAATCGAAGAGGCGATAGACGAAAACCTCTGGTTTGTCCACAATTTGAAAGTGATAGCCGAGCCCGGAAGGTACATGGTCGGAGAAGCAGGCTGGCTTGTCACAAAAGTGCTTTTGAAGAGCGAAAGATCAGGTGAAAAATGGGTTTACATCGACGCGGGAGTATTTCACGGGCTCGCAGAAACTATCCAAAACTTCGAGTACGAAATCAGAGTCCTCGGAAAAGAAAGAGAAGAGCTCGAAGAGTACCATCTGGCGGGTCCCACTTGTGACAGCGTGGATGTGATATACGACAGAATCTTTCTTCCAAAGAGCATCACTCTGAACGACCTTGTGTGCTTCATAAACGCGGGGGCTTACACGGTTGAGTACAACACCCGTTTCAACGGAATAGAACCTCCAAAGATGGTTTTCATCGAAGAACTCACGGAGATCTCAATAGAGGAGAAAATCAAAACACGAGTGCTGGATTGA